A portion of the Acidisarcina polymorpha genome contains these proteins:
- a CDS encoding lectin-like domain-containing protein, translating to MRFSRFSAATLVSGRYGYRFQSAKQLKQLLPGGLRLTLQGSLLLLVCLGAVAKAQVNIYTRSFDNARTGANLHETTLTPGNVNTSKFGKLFTVDVDGEVFTQPLYVSNLQIAGGRHNVVYIGTMKNSVYALDADTGERLWSKNFGPTIVSHEVENDENINWISPLGILSTPVINPETNIMYFTHASEIHVNGSPEYEYYLVAVDITNGDPVLGSPVKITASYKDADRNTPLVLNPKIQNQRSSLALANGNVYFAFGSHEDIGAYHGWVLSYNASTLEQNGVFVDTPIATGFAAGGGIWMAGSAPAVDQNGNLYYSTGNGTYGPTPNKLVQTAEAFIKLSPSLQLLDYFEPKNGPALSASDQDLASGGVLLVPEPGNPGTSKYVLGGGKEGVLYLTNPNDLGKFHASEDQVTQEFQAIFGYGTSHIHGTPVYFDSAAHGPTTYVWGENDFLRGYRFDAAGGLLDATPFAKSTMTAPTTHVSGAMPGGFLSISANGGSNGILWASTPYKANASVAIVQGVLYAFNADTLQLLWSDKFNDSRDEVGLFAKFVPPVVANGKLYVATFGPLSTGTKVASGQLVVYGLLNPPPVKPTLTVRVNNASMVEGSALPRFTSTVTGLVNGDTVGKTIEINYSTTAGANSAPGTYPITATVTGSSASMYQVDINSGTLTVIPPSVGTVPNYPTGFQGTEMALNGEAVFTGGKLRLTNGGLKEASSAFFRDLVNVQAFSTQFEFLLTDPSANGFTFAIQGVGSTALGVDGGSLGYQTIGKSVAVKFDLFNSAGEGTDSTGMYINGAAPTVPAINLSTTGINLHSGDVFRAQLSYNGTTLTVVITDTVTRASATQTYTVNIPAIVGGANAYVGFTGATGGLSAIQDILSWTYTPQAGSQAFSSYSSTLNGGATVSGTSLLLTDGLAGESRSAFFNAPLNVQQFTASFDFQITDPNADGMTFTIQGNGRTALGTGGKGLGYTGIGKSVAIKFDLHNNAGEGQNSTGLYTDGATPTVPATNLPTNEVNLHSGDPFHVQLAYNGITLTVTITDSVTKTSATQAYTVNIPAIVGGATAYFGFTGGTGGVTSIQTIMDWSYIHG from the coding sequence ATGCGGTTCTCACGTTTCTCAGCGGCTACTCTTGTTTCCGGGCGGTATGGATACCGTTTTCAAAGTGCAAAGCAGCTGAAGCAGTTACTTCCAGGGGGCCTACGCCTGACCTTGCAGGGAAGCCTGCTTCTGTTGGTGTGCTTGGGTGCTGTGGCGAAGGCACAAGTCAACATCTACACGCGCAGTTTCGATAATGCCCGCACCGGCGCTAACCTTCATGAGACGACCTTGACTCCCGGGAACGTCAATACGTCTAAATTCGGCAAGCTGTTTACCGTCGATGTCGACGGAGAGGTTTTCACACAACCACTTTACGTCTCCAATCTGCAAATCGCAGGAGGTAGGCATAACGTCGTTTACATCGGCACCATGAAGAATAGTGTCTATGCCCTCGATGCAGATACCGGTGAACGTCTCTGGTCAAAGAACTTCGGCCCTACCATCGTCTCCCATGAGGTCGAGAACGATGAGAATATCAATTGGATTTCACCTCTAGGAATTCTTTCAACTCCGGTCATCAATCCGGAGACGAACATCATGTACTTCACCCATGCGAGCGAAATCCATGTTAATGGGTCACCAGAATACGAGTACTATTTAGTTGCTGTAGACATTACTAATGGTGATCCGGTGCTCGGGAGCCCGGTCAAGATCACCGCGAGTTACAAGGACGCGGATAGAAACACTCCTCTGGTCCTTAATCCCAAAATACAAAATCAGCGCTCCAGTCTGGCATTGGCTAACGGGAACGTGTATTTCGCATTTGGTTCGCACGAGGATATTGGTGCGTATCATGGCTGGGTGCTGTCCTACAATGCGTCCACTCTGGAACAAAATGGCGTATTTGTCGATACTCCAATCGCTACCGGATTCGCAGCCGGAGGAGGCATCTGGATGGCCGGATCTGCGCCCGCAGTCGATCAGAATGGTAACCTCTACTACTCCACTGGAAACGGTACCTACGGTCCAACTCCGAATAAATTAGTACAGACCGCCGAGGCTTTCATCAAGCTCTCTCCCTCGCTCCAGTTGCTCGACTATTTTGAGCCAAAGAATGGGCCTGCACTCAGTGCGAGTGACCAGGATCTCGCCTCTGGCGGTGTACTACTCGTGCCGGAGCCCGGTAATCCCGGAACAAGCAAGTACGTGTTAGGAGGAGGCAAAGAGGGTGTCCTCTACTTGACTAACCCTAACGATCTCGGGAAGTTCCACGCTTCCGAGGACCAGGTGACGCAGGAGTTTCAAGCGATCTTTGGTTATGGGACGAGCCACATCCACGGCACGCCGGTGTACTTCGATAGCGCCGCTCACGGACCAACAACTTATGTCTGGGGAGAGAACGACTTTCTCCGTGGGTACCGATTCGATGCAGCGGGCGGCTTATTGGACGCGACGCCTTTCGCCAAGAGCACGATGACTGCGCCCACCACCCATGTTTCCGGCGCCATGCCTGGCGGCTTTCTTTCAATTTCGGCTAACGGCGGGTCGAATGGCATTCTTTGGGCCTCCACGCCATACAAAGCCAACGCATCCGTGGCAATCGTGCAAGGTGTGTTGTATGCATTCAATGCGGATACGCTGCAGCTTTTGTGGTCCGACAAGTTCAATGACAGCCGCGACGAGGTTGGTCTGTTCGCGAAGTTCGTGCCGCCGGTAGTCGCCAACGGGAAGCTGTATGTCGCCACCTTCGGGCCGCTGTCGACAGGGACCAAGGTCGCTTCCGGGCAATTGGTGGTCTATGGTCTGTTGAACCCGCCACCCGTAAAACCGACCTTAACCGTGCGAGTGAACAACGCCAGCATGGTGGAGGGTTCAGCCTTGCCGCGTTTTACCTCGACGGTGACGGGGTTGGTCAACGGCGACACGGTGGGGAAGACAATTGAGATCAACTACAGCACGACGGCGGGTGCGAACTCGGCGCCAGGCACCTATCCGATCACGGCAACGGTGACAGGCAGTTCGGCCTCGATGTATCAGGTGGACATCAATTCCGGAACGCTGACGGTTATACCACCGTCCGTCGGTACGGTGCCGAATTATCCTACTGGATTTCAGGGTACGGAAATGGCCTTGAATGGCGAAGCGGTTTTCACCGGAGGCAAACTTCGTCTGACCAATGGTGGTTTGAAGGAGGCGAGCAGCGCGTTCTTCCGCGACCTGGTGAATGTGCAAGCGTTCAGCACCCAATTTGAGTTCCTGCTCACCGATCCGTCGGCCAATGGGTTTACGTTTGCTATCCAGGGGGTTGGTTCGACAGCCTTGGGTGTCGATGGCGGCAGCCTCGGCTACCAGACGATCGGCAAGAGCGTGGCCGTAAAGTTCGACCTGTTCAACAGTGCCGGCGAAGGAACGGACTCGACCGGCATGTACATCAACGGAGCAGCTCCGACGGTGCCGGCGATCAATCTCTCGACGACCGGAATCAACCTGCATAGCGGCGATGTGTTTCGCGCCCAGCTCTCCTACAATGGCACGACCTTGACGGTGGTGATCACCGATACGGTGACTCGAGCATCCGCGACCCAGACCTACACAGTCAACATCCCTGCAATCGTCGGCGGCGCGAATGCGTATGTCGGGTTCACCGGCGCAACCGGGGGGCTGAGCGCAATCCAGGACATCCTCAGCTGGACCTATACGCCTCAGGCAGGCTCGCAGGCGTTCTCCTCGTATTCATCGACGCTGAACGGGGGAGCGACGGTGAGCGGAACCAGTCTCCTGCTCACCGACGGACTGGCCGGTGAGTCGCGCAGCGCATTCTTCAACGCTCCATTGAATGTGCAGCAGTTTACTGCCAGCTTCGACTTCCAGATTACCGATCCGAATGCCGATGGCATGACTTTCACCATCCAGGGAAATGGCCGGACAGCTCTCGGGACGGGCGGGAAGGGACTGGGCTATACCGGCATCGGCAAGAGTGTCGCGATCAAGTTCGACCTGCACAACAATGCGGGCGAAGGGCAGAACTCCACCGGACTGTATACCGATGGCGCAACGCCTACGGTCCCCGCCACCAACCTGCCGACGAATGAGGTCAACCTGCATAGCGGAGATCCGTTCCACGTCCAACTTGCCTACAACGGGATCACCCTCACCGTGACGATCACTGATTCGGTGACCAAGACCTCCGCAACCCAGGCTTACACCGTGAATATCCCGGCCATCGTCGGAGGCGCTACCGCCTACTTCGGCTTCACCGGCGGTACTGGCGGGGTTACGTCGATACAGACCATCATGGACTGGAGCTACATCCACGGCTGA